In one window of Helianthus annuus cultivar XRQ/B chromosome 17, HanXRQr2.0-SUNRISE, whole genome shotgun sequence DNA:
- the LOC110924982 gene encoding uncharacterized protein LOC110924982, whose product MSFLKDIQKDNEVRDKSSAAMQKQLRQLAEDIAQLRRDLGKLPSTTTVNPQHQSSSSATKNARVNQVSVLHSGKVYDNKVGTPPQFVDGVVEEWDENEEEEHEPEPVSPTKANKTTSQETNDKVIENASTKATEKGAGVKTNPFPHALVEPGTKSTKRGPQQEEMWEVFKQVFERHVHPKAGNKFPKKIDLTENVSAVLSGAIPPKLRDPDAPLIPIQVGDFKMIRALLDLGASMSIIPGSLYDQYDFGPLQKADTTLVLADLTLKLPRGIVCDVIVKVEDFYYPVDFLVLDYVSNDKTKQPNVILGRPFLATANALIDCRNGTVDMTFGNRKVQLNVFSRASDSLVSDECFMADIIDECHHHENGVNTTETCVIYDREQAELSECLNEAEKELEVMAIRGDETHLDSSSGKSTRAHRYASEVIIGITSISGAKRTAETPQVRLRGRQYHPSGDHCIKFDKSSRKGIDWGVNGV is encoded by the exons ATGTCGTTCTTGAAAGATATTCAGAAGGATAATGAGGTGAGAGATAAGAGTTCTGCAGCAATGCAGAAGCAATTGAGGCAATTAGCAGAGGATATAGCCCAGTTGAGAAGAGACCTCGGAAAATTGCCAAGTACCACCACGGTCAACCCGCAACATCAAAGCAGTAGTTCAGCTACCAAGAATGCACGTGTAAACCAGGTAAGTGTACTTCATTCTGGTAAAGTGTATGATAATAAGGTTGGCACTCCACCACAATTTGTTGATGGTGTGGTGGAGGAGTGGGATGAAAATGAGGAAGAGGAACATGAGCCTGAACCTGTAAGCCCTACGAAAGCTAATAAAACGACTTCTCAAGAAACTAATGATAAGGTAATAGAAAACGCATCAACCAAGGCTACGGAAAAGGGTGCGGGAGTTAAAACCAACCCGTTTCCTCATGCTTTGGTAGAACCGGGAACTAAAAGTACTAAAAGAGGCCCACAACAGGAAGAGATGTGGGAAGTTTTTAAGCAA GTATTTGAAAGACATGTGCACCCAAAAGCGGGAAACAAATTTCCAAAGAAAATCGATTTAACCGAAAATGTTAGTGCCGTTTTGTCGGGTGCCATCCCTCCTAAACTCCGAGATCCAGATGCTCCGTTAATACCCATTCAAGTGGGTGACTTTAAAATGATCCGGGCACTGCTGGATCTGGGAGCGAGTATGAGTATTATCCCGGGGAGTCTTTACGATCAATACGATTTCGGACCGTTACAGAAAGCCGACACCACATTAGTGTTGGCCGACTTGACTTTGAAACTACCCCGGGGAATCGTGTGTGATGTCATTGTCAAAGTAGAGGACTTTTACTACCCAGTTGACTTCTTGGTTTTAGACTATGTCTCCAATGATAAAACCAAACAACCTAATGTTATACTCGGTAGACCATTTTTAGCAACTGCCAACGCTTTAATTGATTGCAGAAATGGAACAGTTGACATGACCTTTGGTAATAGGAAAGTCCAATTAAACGTGTTTTCCCGTGCATCTGATTCTCTGGTTAGTGATGAATGCTTCATGGCGGACATCATTGATGAGTGTCATCATCATGAAAATGGGGTAAACACAACAGAGACGTGTGTTATTTATGACAGGGAACAGGCTGAATTGTCGGAATGTTTGAATGAAGCTGAAAAGGAATTAGAGGTGATGGCAATTAGAGGTGATGAGACCCACTTGGACTCATCAAGTGGAAAGTCTACCCGAGCACATCGATACGCATCTGAAGTCATCATTGGAATCACCTCCATAAGTGGAGCTAAAAGAACTGCCGAAACACCTCAAGTACGCCTTCGTGGGAGACAATATCACCCTTCCGGTGATCATTGCATCAAATTTGACAAAAGCTCAAGAAAAGGCATTGATTGGGGTGTTAATGGAGTATAA